TTTGACCATGCGCCTGGTTTCTGTCCCGGGTTGAGGCGCATACAGTAACGCAATAGCAGCACCGATTACTGCTCCCATAAGTAATCCGGATAAAAAACCTGAACTTGCATCTCTATTCATCTTGATCCTCCTTTTTCTTAAATATACTGCCAAATATGCTGATGCCCTGCATTATCCCCTGGATCATCGTACCAAACCGGCTTACCGGCCTTACAACTTCCGCATTAACGTAATCTACAATTTCGCTGACCTTGTTTACCATTAAATCCGTTGAGTCAAGCACCGCAATAGTTTTACGATAAAACAGGAAAAGAATGATCGATATGAACACCATTGCTATAGTAGCTACCAGTCCCCAGATGATGAGGATGATATCGCGCCAAGAAGATAATTCCACCAAGTACACCTCCTTAATCAGTGTAACCGACGATTTCAAAAGATGGATTGGGAAGGCAAAACGGCAAAGATTTATCCATAATCAATTTTCCCCATGAATTATCTCCTCCTAATACTCTTTTATCGGTTTGTTCCCCAAACCTATTTGTTAAAGTAAATCGACCCCCACCGTGGAGAACATTATGCATAAAGCCGCATGCAACGAGGAACAGCTTTAAGTATGGCTCTGGTAGATATGATGGTATGATTTGAATTAGTACCGAGCATTCAGACTTTTGGATGATATAAAGGTACTAATGGCTGGTTTTATCAGTTATTGATGTGTAGACAAACCGCTTATCAATACTTTCAGCATGTCTTCTCCCGCCTCCTCAAGGTCAACCTTGCTTCCTGGAAGACACCAGTCGTAAACTATGCCTCTGAGGCTTCGCACTATTATATTTGTGATCTGCTTACTGCTTAAATCGGTTCTCAGTTCTCCAGCTTTTTGAGCTTCCGCTACAAGAGATTCACCAACTATATATAATGACCGCTTCTCCGAGTTGATGTAAGATGCTCTTTTCTTGAATCCCATCTCACTATGAAAAACGGCTTGCATAGTTGGTTTACCGGTTTGGATAATCTTATTAAGCACTAATCGGTTATATGCTACTAATTGATCAATACATCCCTTGAAGTTTGCGATCTCTTTTAAGGCATCCGTCCGGTAGTATTCATCATATGCAATAAAACCCTCCATTATGATCTGGTCCTTGGACTTGAAATAATTATAAAAGGCACCTTTTGAGAGCCCCATTTTATTGCAGATATCATCAACGGTTACCTTGGAATATCCCTTTTTGGCAAATAAAGATACTGCGGTATCGAATATTCCTCTCCTTGTAGATAACGCACGTGCTTTCCGCATTGTCATCTTGGATTTCGGCATATTTAAATTCTCCTTTAGCTTGTCCTTTCAAATATTAACATAAATATTACACTTAATCCTATTTAGAAAAAAGCATTTTGCCCAGCTGCTTGACACTTATCTATACATATAATAACATATTAACATACTGAAGTAACCGACTGCAGTATGTTAGCGTAGGAGAGGATTGTCATGGATTTAAGCTTCCGTAATAAAGTTGTTGTTGTGACTGGTGGGGGCAGCGGTGTTGGCCGTGAAATCACACGCCTTTTCTGTGAAGCCGGGGCAACAATCATTGTTGCCGATTTAGTCCTGGAAAAGGCTGATGAGACGGCCAGGATTTTATCTGGTTTGCCCGGTAAAACTATTGCCATGAAAGCCGATATAACCAATTACGTAGAAGTAAAAGAGATGATGGCAGAAGCAGTAAAAATTACCGGGAAAGTTGACATCCTTGTGAACAATGCGGGATTCGGTGTCCTGAAAAACTTTGGTGATACTACGCCGGATGACTGGATGGTTGATCTCGGTGTCAACCTTTTCGGGACACTGCATTGTACACGAGAACTAATCAACCACATGATCGTGCGTAAATATGGCAAGATTATCAATATCGTTTCAGACGCTGGTAGGGTCGGAGAAGCCTTTCAGGCTACGTACTCGGCCGCAAAAGCCGCGGTTATGGGATTTTCCAAGGCGCTTGCAAGGGAAGTTGGACAGCATGGCATCAACATAAATTGCGTATCACTCGGGGCAACCAAGACCCCATTAATAATGCCATTTATCACGCCGGAAATAGAACAACGTTTGATAAAAGCATACCCGCTGCGCAGATTAGGCCTGCCCCAGGAACCAGCTGCGCTTGTTGTTTTTCTGGCATCAGATAGTGCGGCATGGATCACCGGCCAGGTATATTCGGTAAATGGCGGATTCTCAATGATATAGATTTCAGTTAATCAGTATCGGGATACAAAAGGAGGTTAATTTGTGAAAGAGGTATACGTTATAGGTTCTTTCTCCACGCAGTTCAAGAGATGGACCGATAAATCGGTAAAAGACCTTACCAGGATGGCTTTCCTTGGCGTGCTCGAGGATGCGGCGATAGATGGCAAAGGCATTCAATCTACATGGTTTTCGAATTGCGGCTGGGGATTTGGAATGCCACCCAGAGAAAATGATCCTGGCTCCGTAGCTCAGATGAGTCTGAGGGGTCACATTGCACTGGCTCCACTCGTCCAGGAAGGTTTGTTCCCAAAGTCAATTCCGATCTATAACGTGGAAAGTGCGTGTTCAAG
This genomic window from Dehalococcoidia bacterium contains:
- a CDS encoding SDR family oxidoreductase; translated protein: MDLSFRNKVVVVTGGGSGVGREITRLFCEAGATIIVADLVLEKADETARILSGLPGKTIAMKADITNYVEVKEMMAEAVKITGKVDILVNNAGFGVLKNFGDTTPDDWMVDLGVNLFGTLHCTRELINHMIVRKYGKIINIVSDAGRVGEAFQATYSAAKAAVMGFSKALAREVGQHGININCVSLGATKTPLIMPFITPEIEQRLIKAYPLRRLGLPQEPAALVVFLASDSAAWITGQVYSVNGGFSMI
- a CDS encoding YtxH domain-containing protein translates to MNRDASSGFLSGLLMGAVIGAAIALLYAPQPGTETRRMVKEKALEVKEKAAKAASKIKESVGSVIKVEE
- a CDS encoding TetR/AcrR family transcriptional regulator — translated: MPKSKMTMRKARALSTRRGIFDTAVSLFAKKGYSKVTVDDICNKMGLSKGAFYNYFKSKDQIIMEGFIAYDEYYRTDALKEIANFKGCIDQLVAYNRLVLNKIIQTGKPTMQAVFHSEMGFKKRASYINSEKRSLYIVGESLVAEAQKAGELRTDLSSKQITNIIVRSLRGIVYDWCLPGSKVDLEEAGEDMLKVLISGLSTHQ